A part of Streptomyces sp. NBC_01235 genomic DNA contains:
- a CDS encoding transcriptional regulator, protein MAARPLVARQPNERLQALIQEAGCSNAGLARRVNMCGAEHGLDLRYDKTSVARWLRGQQPRGRAPAIIAEALGRKLGRAVTIDEIGMANGKNLASGVGLQFSPTVLGAIEQVCELWRSDVGRRDFLSGSSVAASALVEPSRDWLISSPDAQVARSAGPRVGLSDVAAVKAMTQALVDLDHQYGSGHVRPVVVHYLNSVVSGLLAGSYREAVGRELFAAVARLTELAGYMAVDTGQPGLAQRYYIQALRLAQAAGDRGYGGYVLAASMSHLAAQLGNPREIAQLARAAQEGARGRVTPRAEAMFLAAEARGHALMGDVHGAQAASGRAVSALEAADPSSGDDPAWIAHFDEAYLADELAHCHRDLGQAEAAGRCAEQALAGHPQSRARRRAIGYVLLATAQVQQREIEQACNTGLQAVELLETLRSNRGAEYLEDLQQRLEPFREESVVREFGARLELQTAA, encoded by the coding sequence ATGGCCGCAAGGCCTCTAGTCGCGCGGCAGCCGAACGAACGGTTGCAGGCGCTCATCCAGGAGGCGGGGTGCTCGAACGCCGGGCTCGCCCGCCGCGTCAACATGTGCGGTGCGGAGCACGGTCTCGACCTGCGCTACGACAAGACGTCCGTGGCCCGCTGGCTGCGCGGACAGCAGCCGCGCGGACGCGCCCCGGCGATCATCGCGGAGGCGCTGGGCCGCAAGCTCGGCCGTGCGGTCACGATCGACGAGATCGGCATGGCCAACGGCAAGAACCTCGCCTCGGGCGTGGGTCTGCAGTTCTCGCCGACGGTGCTGGGGGCCATCGAGCAGGTCTGTGAGCTGTGGCGCAGTGACGTGGGCCGGCGGGACTTCCTCTCCGGTTCGTCCGTGGCCGCCTCGGCGCTGGTCGAGCCGAGCCGCGACTGGCTGATCTCCTCGCCCGACGCGCAGGTGGCGCGCTCGGCGGGACCCCGGGTGGGCCTGTCCGACGTCGCGGCCGTCAAGGCGATGACGCAGGCGCTGGTCGACCTCGACCACCAGTACGGCAGCGGGCATGTGCGCCCGGTCGTCGTGCACTACCTCAACAGCGTGGTCTCGGGGCTGCTGGCCGGCTCCTACCGGGAGGCGGTGGGCCGCGAACTCTTCGCCGCCGTCGCCCGGTTGACGGAGCTCGCCGGGTACATGGCCGTCGACACCGGCCAACCGGGCCTCGCCCAGCGCTACTACATCCAGGCCCTGCGGCTCGCCCAGGCTGCGGGCGACAGAGGGTACGGCGGATACGTCCTGGCCGCCTCCATGAGCCATCTCGCGGCCCAGCTCGGAAACCCGCGCGAGATCGCGCAGTTGGCGCGCGCGGCACAGGAAGGGGCGCGCGGACGAGTGACACCACGTGCGGAGGCGATGTTCCTCGCGGCGGAGGCGCGCGGGCACGCGCTGATGGGTGACGTGCACGGGGCGCAGGCGGCGTCCGGGCGGGCGGTGTCGGCGCTGGAGGCGGCCGATCCGTCCTCCGGGGACGACCCGGCGTGGATCGCGCACTTCGACGAGGCCTATCTGGCCGACGAGTTGGCGCACTGTCACCGCGACCTGGGCCAGGCCGAGGCGGCGGGGCGCTGCGCGGAGCAGGCCCTGGCCGGGCATCCGCAGAGTCGTGCGCGCCGGCGCGCGATCGGATACGTCCTGCTGGCCACCGCGCAGGTGCAGCAGCGCGAGATCGAACAGGCCTGCAACACCGGCCTGCAAGCGGTCGAGTTGCTGGAGACGCTCCGCTCCAACCGGGGCGCGGAATACCTGGAGGATCTCCAGCAGCGGCTGGAACCGTTCCGGGAGGAGTCGGTGGTGAGGGAGTTCGGGGCGCGGCTGGAGTTGCAGACCGCGGCGTGA
- a CDS encoding ABC transporter ATP-binding protein codes for MTSVRVRGLWKRFGQQVAVAGIDLDLPAGKFIGLVGPNGAGKTTTLSMVTGLLRPDQGSVEVVGHDVWRDPVAVKARIGVLPEGLRLFERLSGRELLGYSGRLRGLPGAEVDKRATQLLDVLDLAGAQHKLVVDYSTGMRKKIGLAAALLHNPEVLFLDEPFEGVDPVSAQIIRGVLERYTASGATVVFSSHVMELVESLCDWVAVMAAGRIRAHGTLAEVRGSAPSLQQAFLELVGAQGRDTGSDLDWLGGGAAR; via the coding sequence ATGACGTCCGTACGCGTGCGTGGGCTCTGGAAGCGGTTCGGTCAGCAGGTTGCTGTTGCCGGGATCGATCTCGATCTGCCCGCCGGGAAGTTCATCGGGCTGGTCGGGCCCAACGGGGCGGGGAAGACGACCACTCTGTCGATGGTGACCGGGCTGCTGCGGCCCGACCAGGGGTCCGTCGAGGTCGTCGGACACGACGTGTGGCGGGATCCCGTGGCGGTGAAGGCGCGGATCGGGGTGCTCCCGGAAGGGCTGCGGCTGTTCGAGCGGCTGTCGGGGCGTGAACTGCTCGGGTACAGCGGGCGGTTGCGGGGGCTGCCCGGTGCAGAGGTCGACAAGCGGGCCACGCAGCTGTTGGACGTCCTCGACCTGGCCGGCGCTCAGCACAAGCTCGTCGTCGACTACTCGACCGGCATGCGGAAGAAGATCGGGCTCGCGGCCGCGCTGCTCCACAACCCCGAAGTGCTCTTCCTCGACGAGCCGTTCGAAGGCGTCGATCCGGTGTCCGCGCAGATCATCCGAGGGGTGCTGGAGCGGTACACGGCGTCCGGGGCGACGGTCGTCTTCTCCTCCCATGTCATGGAGCTCGTCGAGTCGCTGTGCGACTGGGTGGCGGTGATGGCGGCGGGACGGATCCGGGCGCACGGAACGCTGGCGGAGGTGCGGGGGTCGGCTCCCTCCTTGCAGCAGGCGTTCCTCGAACTGGTCGGGGCGCAGGGCCGGGACACGGGCTCCGACCTCGACTGGCTGGGCGGCGGGGCCGCCCGATGA
- a CDS encoding SCO4402 family protein: MTVQGSENSSRRGRRSSTMGGMPLNDMPWWRWRSNVRSALHMLSDPAFQQNVWLAGVEGYGDVTDAVYRLVEDTWLDNWSAEKYVGTIFRDSQEAALVDTAVLRVLRIMHQVGPDAPVSAYVDHQGWPDAVRAARDAHVRMAAADGDDPDVPPRTLEVLRIMTRSA, from the coding sequence ATGACCGTGCAAGGTTCGGAGAACTCTTCCCGTCGCGGCCGTCGCTCGTCCACCATGGGCGGCATGCCACTCAACGACATGCCGTGGTGGCGCTGGCGCAGCAATGTGCGCTCCGCGCTGCACATGCTCTCCGATCCGGCGTTCCAGCAGAACGTCTGGCTGGCCGGCGTCGAGGGATACGGGGACGTCACCGACGCCGTGTACCGCCTCGTCGAGGACACCTGGCTCGACAACTGGTCCGCCGAGAAGTACGTCGGCACGATCTTCCGCGACTCGCAGGAGGCGGCCCTCGTCGACACCGCCGTGCTGCGCGTGCTGCGGATCATGCACCAGGTCGGGCCGGACGCCCCGGTCTCCGCGTACGTCGACCACCAGGGCTGGCCGGACGCCGTACGGGCGGCGCGCGACGCGCACGTGCGGATGGCCGCGGCCGACGGCGACGACCCGGACGTACCGCCCCGGACGCTCGAGGTGCTGCGGATCATGACCAGGTCCGCGTAG
- a CDS encoding bifunctional DNA primase/polymerase — MLIVEETIAGAEATQIPKQRGESLLETAVRYAEERHWDVFPGTWLEPVDGVQRCSCGEAACEAPGAHPARPDWATQATGSATVARRMWQKQPTASILLPTGRTFDAICVPETAGFLALARMERMELTLGPVTLTPDRRMQFFVLPGASVKVPELVRKLGWSLGALDLVTLGEGTFVAAPPTRFGSRGAVQWACRPTAANRWLPDAEELISPLAYACGRDR; from the coding sequence GTGCTCATCGTGGAAGAGACCATCGCGGGCGCCGAAGCCACTCAAATCCCGAAGCAGCGCGGGGAATCGCTGCTCGAGACCGCTGTTCGCTACGCCGAGGAACGTCATTGGGACGTGTTCCCCGGCACCTGGCTGGAACCCGTCGACGGGGTGCAGCGCTGCTCCTGCGGCGAAGCGGCGTGCGAAGCGCCGGGTGCGCACCCTGCGCGCCCCGACTGGGCGACGCAGGCCACCGGCAGCGCGACGGTCGCGCGCAGGATGTGGCAGAAGCAGCCGACCGCCTCGATCCTGCTGCCTACGGGGCGTACATTCGACGCGATCTGCGTTCCGGAGACGGCCGGGTTCCTCGCGTTGGCGCGGATGGAGCGGATGGAGTTGACGCTCGGCCCCGTCACGTTGACGCCGGATCGGCGGATGCAGTTCTTCGTGCTGCCGGGGGCGTCGGTGAAGGTGCCGGAGCTGGTGCGCAAGCTCGGCTGGTCGCTGGGGGCGCTGGATCTGGTGACATTGGGCGAGGGGACGTTCGTCGCCGCGCCGCCCACGCGGTTCGGTTCTCGGGGGGCCGTGCAGTGGGCCTGTAGGCCCACCGCCGCGAATCGGTGGTTGCCGGACGCCGAGGAGTTGATCTCGCCGCTGGCCTATGCGTGCGGCAGGGACCGTTAA
- a CDS encoding ABC transporter substrate-binding protein translates to MTGKRRTSPRSTFLPRSFRFTRSVRATALSAGAVAACASLAVGCGVVPGTTGGSGDEPIIVMTWAPEGTSATNKPGMPAFARAYARWINANGGLNGRELKVLTCNDHNDTVSAAKCARRAVKEDAVAVVGSYSQYSDAFFPYLEGDGIPYIGGYGVTNAEFTSPLSYPVNGGQSSLLAGLGKELAATCGPVSLVRPDTIAGDALPTMLNAGLRAGGHSTAKDQRAPEDSTEYSKQSETSLKNATGAKNGDGKGCVVPALGDRTSTFMDSFRRTREDYPAVDTATVLGSVDQTVVDAAGGGSGPYEGAYVTGWYPVASDPAWAPMKKVISEEAFSDTRIDAGDTGVQTTWIAYNVFRQVVESLDGAPVTSDSVRGALDDGLKVTTGGLTPTLRWQFTDRLASIGFPRLVNADVTLQSVQKGRLVAAKKGFVDVTKTLEKADVD, encoded by the coding sequence ATGACCGGCAAGCGACGCACTTCCCCGCGAAGTACCTTCCTCCCCAGGTCCTTCCGCTTCACCAGGTCCGTCAGAGCGACCGCCCTCTCGGCGGGCGCCGTGGCCGCCTGCGCGTCACTCGCCGTCGGATGCGGGGTCGTCCCCGGTACCACGGGGGGTTCCGGGGACGAGCCGATCATCGTCATGACGTGGGCGCCCGAGGGGACGTCCGCGACCAACAAGCCGGGCATGCCCGCCTTCGCCCGCGCCTACGCCCGCTGGATCAACGCCAACGGCGGTCTGAACGGCCGCGAGCTCAAGGTGCTGACCTGCAACGACCACAACGACACCGTGTCCGCCGCGAAGTGCGCCCGCCGCGCCGTCAAGGAGGACGCGGTCGCCGTAGTCGGCTCCTACAGCCAGTACTCCGACGCCTTCTTCCCGTACCTGGAGGGCGACGGCATCCCCTACATAGGCGGCTACGGCGTCACGAACGCGGAGTTCACCAGCCCGCTGTCGTACCCCGTCAACGGCGGCCAGTCCTCCCTCCTGGCGGGCCTCGGCAAGGAGCTGGCCGCGACCTGCGGTCCCGTCTCCCTCGTCCGCCCCGACACCATCGCCGGCGACGCGCTGCCCACGATGCTCAACGCCGGGCTGAGGGCGGGCGGACACAGCACGGCCAAGGACCAGCGCGCGCCGGAGGACTCCACCGAGTACTCGAAGCAGTCCGAGACCTCCCTGAAGAACGCGACCGGTGCCAAGAACGGAGACGGGAAGGGGTGCGTGGTGCCCGCCCTCGGCGACCGCACCAGCACCTTCATGGACTCCTTCCGGCGCACCCGCGAGGACTACCCCGCCGTGGACACCGCCACCGTCCTCGGCAGCGTCGACCAGACGGTCGTCGACGCCGCCGGCGGCGGCTCCGGACCGTACGAGGGGGCGTACGTCACCGGCTGGTACCCCGTGGCGAGCGACCCCGCCTGGGCCCCGATGAAGAAGGTCATCAGCGAGGAGGCGTTCTCCGACACCCGGATCGACGCGGGCGACACCGGGGTGCAGACGACCTGGATCGCGTACAACGTGTTCCGGCAGGTCGTGGAGTCGCTGGACGGCGCCCCGGTGACCTCCGACTCCGTGCGGGGCGCCCTGGACGACGGGCTGAAGGTCACCACCGGCGGGCTCACGCCGACGCTCCGCTGGCAGTTCACCGACCGGCTCGCGTCCATCGGCTTCCCCCGCCTGGTCAACGCCGACGTCACCCTCCAGTCCGTGCAGAAGGGCCGGCTGGTGGCCGCCAAGAAGGGCTTCGTCGACGTGACGAAGACCCTGGAGAAGGCGGACGTGGACTGA
- the purU gene encoding formyltetrahydrofolate deformylase, translating to MTEQSTRAAATPAADEYVLTLSCPDRKGIVHAVSSYLFMTGCNIEDSQQFGDRDTGLFFMRVHFSAEPPVTVDKLRASFAAIGDSFHMDWQINRADEKMRIVLMVSKFGHCLNDLLFRASIGALPVEIAAVVSNHTDFAELVGSYNVPFRHIPVTKDNKPQAEAQLLELVREQDVELVVLARYMQVLSDDLCKQLSGRIINIHHSFLPSFKGAKPYHQAHARGVKLIGATAHYVTADLDEGPIIEQEVERVGHGVTPDQLVAIGRDVECQALARAVKWHAERRILLNGRRTVVFA from the coding sequence ATGACTGAGCAGTCCACCCGAGCCGCGGCGACCCCCGCCGCCGACGAGTACGTCCTCACGCTTTCCTGCCCCGACAGGAAGGGCATCGTGCACGCCGTGTCGAGCTACCTCTTCATGACCGGCTGCAACATCGAGGACAGTCAGCAGTTCGGCGACCGCGACACGGGTCTGTTCTTCATGCGCGTCCACTTCTCGGCCGAGCCTCCGGTGACCGTGGACAAGCTGCGGGCTAGCTTCGCGGCGATCGGCGACTCCTTCCACATGGACTGGCAGATCAACCGGGCCGACGAGAAGATGCGCATCGTCCTCATGGTCAGCAAGTTCGGGCACTGCCTGAACGACCTTCTCTTCCGTGCCAGCATCGGTGCGCTGCCGGTGGAGATCGCGGCCGTGGTGTCCAACCACACCGACTTCGCCGAGCTCGTGGGCTCGTACAACGTTCCCTTCCGCCACATCCCGGTGACGAAGGACAACAAGCCGCAGGCCGAGGCGCAGCTGCTGGAGCTGGTCCGCGAGCAGGACGTCGAGCTGGTCGTCCTCGCCCGTTACATGCAGGTGCTGTCGGACGACCTGTGCAAGCAGCTCAGCGGCCGGATCATCAACATCCACCACTCCTTCCTGCCGAGCTTCAAGGGCGCCAAGCCGTACCACCAGGCGCACGCGCGGGGCGTGAAGCTGATCGGCGCGACGGCGCACTATGTGACCGCAGACCTCGACGAGGGCCCGATCATCGAACAGGAGGTCGAGCGCGTCGGCCACGGCGTCACCCCGGACCAGCTGGTCGCCATCGGCCGCGACGTGGAGTGCCAGGCACTGGCCCGCGCGGTCAAGTGGCACGCGGAGCGCCGGATCCTGCTGAACGGCCGACGGACGGTCGTGTTCGCGTAG